In Camelus bactrianus isolate YW-2024 breed Bactrian camel chromosome 28, ASM4877302v1, whole genome shotgun sequence, a single window of DNA contains:
- the NMS gene encoding neuromedin-S: MKHLLAHFPTILAIYCFCMLQIPSSGFPRHLADPPGGLDIVQLERLAYWATLSRQPKDDQDICKRFLFHYSRNQEPTHPVKTGFRPVHPLMRLAAKLANRRMKRFRQRDSGAAAADFTKKDHTAMLGRPFFLFRPRNGRNLDVNIW; encoded by the exons ATGAAACATCTTCTTGCCCATTTCCCAACCATCTTGGCCATCTATTGTTTCTGCATGCTACAGATTCCCTCCTCAG GATTTCCTCGACATTTAGCTGATCCTCCAGGTGGCTTGGATATTGTGCAGCTTGAG CGGCTGGCATATTGGGCAACTCTTTCTAGACAAcccaag GATGATCAAGACATCTGCAAAAGG tTTCTATTTCACTACTCCAGAAACCAGGAGCCGACACATCCAGTTAAAACTGGG TTTCGTCCTGTGCACCCTCTAATGCGTCTGGCTGCGAAGCTCGCGAACCGCAGGATGAAAAGATTTCGCCAGCGC GATTCGGGGGCTGCTGCAGCAGATTTTACCAAAAAG GATCACACTGCCATGTTGGGAAGACCGTTTTTCCTTTTCAGG